CGCGCGTCTGCACCTCGACGCGCTGGGCGTGCGCCTCACCGAGCTCTCGAAGAACCAGGCGGACTACCTCGGCATCCCCGTCGAGGGGCCGTACAAGCCGGAGCACTACCGCTACTGAGCGGACGCGTGAGCCCCTGAGAAGGGGTCCCGACGGCGGAGGGCCGGGTTCCCCAGGGAGCCCGGCCCTCCGCCGTCGGTCGTGGTGGGCGCCCGCCCGGTCCCCGTCGGCGTCGGGGGCGGTCACCGGTGGCGAGCGGGGGCGGGGCCCTCGGCGGCCGGTGCCATCGTGGGCGCTCTGCGTCGTCCTGCGCAAGGATGGGTCCCAGCAGCGCGCTGACAGGAGAAGACGATGGCGACGATCCCGAGCGAGCCCACGATCAGCGACTCCGAACGAGCAGAGCTCGAGGCCCTGCGTGCCGAGGTCCGGCGCCTGCGCGCCGAGCGCACCGACCCGGCCTCGACCGCCGGCGCGGCAGCCACGCCTCACCGTGGCGCGTGGCTGCGGTGGACGGCCGTCACGGTCCTCCTCGTCCTGGCGGGTGTCCTCATGCTCGGTTCGGTCCTCGCGCGGTACGTGCGCGCCGAGATCCTCGACACCGACAAGTACGTGGCGACCGTGACCCCGCTGGGCTCGGACCCCGCGATCCAGGCCGAGATCAGCGCCAAGGTGGGCGACGCGATCCTCGAGCGGATCGACCTCGAGAAGGTCACGACCGAGGCCCTCGCGACGCTCACGCAGAACGTCGAGCAGGTGCCTCCCCAGGTGCAGGCCCTGGCACCGCTCCTCGCGAGCCAGGGGGAGTCCTTCGTGCGCTCGACCGTCGACCGCATGATCACGTCGCCCACGTTCGAGGAGCTGTGGATCGTCGCGAACCGCCAGGCCCACAAGAACCTCGTCTCGGTCCTCACGGGCGAGGGCGGGACGGCGGTCACGGCGAACGCGGACGGGCAGGTCACGCTCTCGCTCGGACCCATGATCGACGAGGTCAGCAAGCGGCTCTCGGCGCGAGGCTTCACGTTCGTCGAGAACCTGCCGTCGATCAACCCGCAGTTCGTGCTGTTCACCTCGCAGGACGTCGTCAAGGCCCAGCGTGCGGTGGCCTTCCTGAACACGGCGGCGAACGTCCTGCCGTGGCTCTCGCTCCTCGTCGCTGCCGGGGCCGTGTGGGCCGCTCCGCGCGGCGGCCGCCGCCGCACCGTGGTCCTGGCGGGTGTCGCGTACATCGCCGCGATGGCGGTCCTCGCGCTCGCGATCACGGTCGGCCGTTCGCTGTACCTGCGCGAGGTGCCGCCCGACGTCCTGACCCCGTCGGCGGCGACCGCCCTGATCGACGCGGTCCTCGTCCCGCTGCGCACGTCGCTGCGCGCGGTGTTCGCGTTCGGTCTGGTGATCGCGCTCGCGGCGTACCTCACGGGTCCCAGCCGGTCGGCGGTCGCGGTGCGAGGCGGCTTCAACTGGCTGGTACGCGCCGTCAGCCGTGGCCATGCGGGGGACAGCGGCCGCGCTCCGCACCCGTTCGAGGTCTGGGTCGCGAAGCTGCGCTGGGCCCTGATCGCGCTGGTCCTCGCCGGTGCGCTCACGGTCCTCGTCTTCTCGCGCTACCCGAGCGGGACGACGATCCTCGTGATCGCCCTGGTCGCGGCCGTCCTGGTCATCGCGATCCAGGTGGTGTCCGCGCCCGCTCGAGGCGCGGCGAAGGTGGCCGGACCGCAGGCGCCGCGCGGCGTCGTCGGGCAGGAGGAGGCCGCCCAGGACACCGAGGCCGGGACGCCCGCCGCGCGCTGAACGCGGACGACACGGGGGACAACCCCCGTGCACGACGGCGGAGCGCACCCTGGGCGTTCGTGCACGGGTCGGGAAGACTGGTGGTACCGCTCGAAACAGACCCAGGAGTCCTGCCACCATGTCTGCTGTGACAACCCCCCCACCGCCGCTCGGCGACGCCGCCTCCACGGGCGAGCCCTCGCCCGGGTCCGCCACGTCCACACCGCCCGTCGAGGCCACCGAGGCCCTGCCGGGTGGCGTGTCGCCCCACCTCGGACGGGTCGCCGCCGACCTCGACCCCCGCTACGCGGACCTGCGCGAGCCCGTCGGCTTCCTGGCCGCGCCGTTCGCCCGCCAGACCTGGCGTGAGTTCGGCTACCTGTGGTTGTCGCTGTTCGTCGCACCGTTCGCGTTCACGTACGTGATGTTCACCGTGAGCTTCACGGCGGGGATCCTCGTGACGGTCGTCGGTCTCGTGGTCTCGGGCGGCCTGGTCCTCGGGGCGCGCGGCTGGGGCGGCATGTACCGCTCGATGGCGCGCTCGATGCTGTCGGTCGACGTGCTGCCGCCCACGCCGCACACGCCGCGCCGCGGGTTCTGGCGCATGCTCTGGTCGAACCTGTCGGACGGTCCGGGGTGGCGGGCCATGACGTTCATGTTCGTGAGCTTCTTCCTGGCGCTCGTCGCGTTCGTCGTGACCGTGACGTTCTTCTTCGTCTCGGTGGGGGCCGCGACGCACTGGTTCTGGTCGCAGTTCCTCCCGCTGCAGATGGCCGCCGACGGCACGTGGCACCGCGGCGCACAGATGGGCACGGACTGGTACGTCGACACCCCGCTGCGGCAGTCGGCGCTCGCGGCCGTGGGCATCGCGCTGTGGTGGCTGTGGCCGCAGCTCGTGCGCGGGTTCGCGCAGCTCTTCCGCCTCCTGTCGGTCAACCTGCTCGGCCCCACCCGCGCGAGCCTGCGCGTGGCGGACCTCGAGAAGTCGCGCGGCAAGACGGTCGAGGACGCCGACGCCAAGCTGCGCCGCATCGAGCGCGACCTCCACGACGGGACGCAGGCCCGGCTCGTGGCGGTCGCGATGCAGCTCGGCGAGGCCAAGGAGCAGCTCGCCGCGGGCGGCGACGCGACCGAGGCCCTCGAGCTCGTCGACAACGCGCACGCGTCGACCAAGGAGGCGCTCGTCGAGCTGCGCGAGCTCGCGCGGGGCATCCACCCGCCCGCGCTCGACAACGGTCTGGCGGTCGCTCTCGAGACGCTCGCGGCCCGTTCGCCGCTGCCTGTGACGGTCGACGTGGACCCTGGCATCGCGCCCTCGCCGGCCGTCGAGACGATCGCGTACTTCTGCGTCGCCGAGCTCGTGACCAACGCCGCGAAGCACGCCCGTGCCACGGGGGTCTACGTGCTCGTCGAGGAGCAGGGGTCGCGGCTGCGGCTGCGCGTGCGCGACGACGGGCAGGGCGGGGCGCGCATCTCGACGCCCGATGCGCGCGGCCACCGGTCGGGGCTCGCGGGCCTCGAGGAGCGGGTCCGTTCGGTCGACGGCACGTTCGACCTCGTGAGCCCGGTCGGAGGGCCTACGGTGGTCACGGTCGTCCTGCCGAGCAGGGTGTGACCGGCCCCCACCCCCGGACCGGCCCGGACGCCTCGACCAGGCGCCCGGGCCGACCCGTCGACCGACCTATCGACACAGAAGAGGTACCACCGTGCGGCTCGTGATCGCCGAGGACTCCGTCATCCTGCGCGACGGGCTCGTCGCCCTGCTCACCCGCCGAGGTCACGAGGTCGTCGCTGCCGTGGGGGACGGGAGCGCGCTCGTCGCCGAGGTCGCGCGGCTCGGGGCCCTGGACGAGCTGCCCGACGTCGTCATCATCGACATCCGCATGCCCCCGACGTTCACCGACGAGGGACTGCGGGCGGCGCTCTCGCTGCGTGCGGCGTCCCCGGGGCTGGGCGTGCTGCTGTTCTCGCAGTACGTCGAGACCCGGTTCGTGAGCGAGCTCCTCACGGGCGGCGCCGAGGGCGTGGGGTATCTCCTCAAGGACCGCGTGGCGGACGTGAGCGAGTTCCTCGACGCCCTGACCCGGATCGCCGCAGGCCAGACCGTGCTCGACCCCGAGGTCGTGAGCCAGCTCATGGGCGCCTCACGCTCCGACGACGGCCTGTCCCGCCTCACACCGCGCGAGCGCGAGGTGCTCGGGCTCATGGCGCAGGGCCGGTCGAACACCGCGATCGCGGAGAACCTGTTCCTGTCCTACGGGGCCGTCGAGAAGAACGTCACGGCGATCTTCGGAAAGCTCGGGCTGCCGCAGGACGCGGGGGACCATCGCCGGGTGCTCGCGGTGCTCAGGTACCTGCGGGACTGAGCGGGTCGCAGGGGTGCCTGCGGGGGACATCCCCCGCAGACGTGACCGGACGGCCGCCCGGCCCTCGGGGGCCGCTCCCATTCCGGGACGTACCGGGATTTTCGAGACTGGTGGGGAACGCTTTCCCACCGTCCCGAGGAGCACCCCGTGGCCGTCGTCGACGTCCCCCAGATCCCCGCCCGGCCTGCCCGGCCGTTCGTCCCGCCCCGGCACGGGACCCCGCGACCCGCCCCGTCGGCCGGCCCGAGCCGCACCCCGGCGACCCGCGACCGCGAGCTCGTGCCGCGTCGTCGGGCCTCCACCGCCCCCGTCGCTGGACCCGCGGCGCCGGCCCGACGCGACGTGTTCGTCGACGCGGTGCGCGCGCTCGCGACCCTCGCGGTCCTGAGCGTCCACTGGCTCATGCCCGAGGCCACGTGGGACGGCCAGCGCCTCGGGATCGGCAACGCCCTCGCCCACGGCGGGGCGTGGACGCTCACGTGGGTCCTGCAGGTCCTGCCGCTGCTGTTCTTCGCGGCGGGGGCGTCGGCCGCCTATCAGCTCTGGCGCCCGGGCGCGACGAGCGGGCCCGACGGCGCCGCTCGCCTCCCGGCGACAGGTCGCCGGGGCGTCGCACCGGGGCTCGTCGCTGCCGGGTGGGACGTCGTGCGGCGCAGGATGCCGCGCATCTGGAAGCCGGTCGCGGCGTTCGTCGGTGCGTGGGCCGTGGCGGCCGTCGTGCTCGTCGCGGTCGGGGTCCCCGAGACGGCCGTGCTGCAGGTCGCGCGGATCGCGCCCCAGCTCCTGTGGTTCCTCGGCGTCTACCTGCTGCTGCTGGCCGTCACCCCGGCCCTGCTCCGGGCCTACCGGGCCTGGGGCCGGCGCATGGTCGCGCTCGTCGTCGCGGCGCCCCTCCTCGTGGACGTGCTGCGCTTCGCCGCCGGGCTCGAGCAGGTGGCCGTCGCGAACGTGCTGCTCGGCTGGGGCGTGCCCTACGTCCTGGGGATCGTCTACGTCGACCTCGTGCGCCGCGGCGCCCTGCCCTCCCGGCGCACGCTCGTCCTCGTGGCGGCCGGTGCGCTCGCCGCGATGGGTACCCTCGTCGTCGCGGGCCCCTACCCCCTGAGCCTCATCGGGATGCCCGGTGACGCGATCTCCAACCTCGGACCGCCCACGGCCCTCGCAGTGACCCACGCCGTGCTCCAGGTGAGCGTGGCGCTCGCGGTGCGCGACGTCGTCGTGCGCTGGGCGCAGGGGCGCGGCGCGACTCTGGTGACGTGGGTCGCCGGCCGGTCCATGACGCTCTACCTGTGGCACCTGACCGCGATGTTCGTCGTGCTCGGCGTGGTCCTGCTGGGGCTCGGCACGCCCCTGCCCGCGTCGTGGAGCGCCGACTGGTGGGCCAGCCGCCCGCTGTGGTTCGGGGCCGCGGCGCTCGTGCTCGGGGCGCTGGTCCTGGTCTTCGGACGGTTCGAGGCCGGGGCGCCCCGCAGTGCGCGGGCACCCCGCGGCGCACGGGCCCGGTCGGGCGCCCGCAGCGTGCTCGTCAGCTCCGCGGGTCGGGGACCGAGTACGGCAGGCGGTGCAGCAGCTCGCCCTGCTCCTGAGCGAGCGCCCGTCCCCGCTGGGCGCTGACCCAGTCCCGGCCGCGCCGCTCGGCGAGGACCGCGCACAGGAAGTCCTCGGGCGGCGTCCCGGGCGGCGGGCCGGGGGCCACGTACTGCTCGATCCGGCCCGCGAGCTCCTGGCCGATCCGCACGCGCGAAGCCGGGTTGAGCTGGGTGGCTCGGCCGAGGAACTGGCGGACCGCGAGGGCAAGCCCGTCCGGGAGCCGGCGCATGTCGGCGTGCGCGGCCCACCCGGCGAGGTAGGGCGGCATCGCGATCGCCGCGTACGTCGGCCTGCCGCCACGGACCCGGATCGCGTAGGTCCCCGCCATCATGTCCCCGACGCGCTTGCCCTTGTCGTTCGACAACGACGCGACGATGGCCACCGACCCGAACGTCAGCCACAGCTCGCCCACGCCCACGAGGGCACGGATGAAGGCGTGCCGGAAGCGGACCGGGCCGCCGTCGTCGCGCACGACCCGGATGCCCGTCGCGAGCTTGCCGAGCGACCTGCCCCGGGTGAGGGTCTCGACGGTCGTCGGGATGCCGACCATGACCAGGACCAGGAGAAGGATCCCCACGGCCGGTGCGAAGTCGAGGCTGACCGCGTTGAGCGCGGCCCCCGCCACGGCGAACAGGACGACCAGGATCACGATCCCGAGAGCCACCAGGTCGATCACGGCTCCCAGGGCGCGCGTCACGAACGACGCGGGCCGCGCGTCGAGGACCACTCCCTCGCCGGTCAGGATGCCGTCTCGCACGCGTGCTCCTCCAGGGTCGTCGACACAGGTCGCAGGATCGATGCCGCTCCCGGGGGACCAGGACGCGACGAAGGGGTCCGGCCCACTGTAGGGCAAGGTGTGGCAGGGTAGCCGCGTGGACCTCGATGCCTTCAACGCCGTGCACAGCGACGAGTGGTCGCGGCTCGCCGAGCTGACCAAGAAGCGCTCGCTCGACGGCGCCGAGGCGGACGAGCTCGTCCGCCTCTACCAGTCGGTCGCGACGCACCTGTCGACGATCCGCTCGTCGGCCCCGGACCCGGTCCTCGTCACGCGGCTGTCCGACCTGCTGGCACGCGCGAGGAGCCGTATCGCGGGCGCGCACGAGCCCGCGTGGCGCGACGTGACGCGCTTCGCCACGGTCTCGGTGCCGGCGGCGCTGTACCGGATCCGCTGGTGGACCGTGACGGTCATGACCCTGTTCCTCCTGGTCGCCGTGGTCGCGGGCTGGTGGGTCGCCACCAACCCCGACGCGCTCGCCTCGATGGGCACGCCCAGCCAGCGCGAGGCCTACGTCGACGAGGCGTTCGCGAGCTACTACGACCCCGGCGTGGACTTCGCGGCCGTGGTCTGGACCAACAACGCGTGGCTCGCCGCGCTGTGCATCGCGTTCGGGATCACGGGGGTGTTCACGGCGTACCTGCTGTTCTCGAACGCCGTGGCGGTCGGGTCGACGGGCGGCATGATGGCGTCCTACGGCGAGCTCGACACCTTCCTCACGCTCATCACCCCGCACGGCCTGCTCGAGCTCACCGCGATCTTCGTCGCGGGGGCCGCAGGGCTGCGGCTGTTCTGGACCATGGTCGACCCGGGTCCCCGCCCTCGCCTGCGCGCCCTCGCGGAGGAGGGGCGCTCGCTCTTCACGGTCGTGATCGGGCTCGTGGTGGTGCTGGCCGTCTCGGGGCTGATCGAGGGGTTCGTCACCGGGTCGGGCATGGCGTGGTGGCTCAAGATCGTCATCGGGGCGATCGCGCTCGCGGCCTTCTGGGCCTACACGATCGTGCTCGGGCGCCGCGCCGTGCTGGCGGGGGAGACGGGCGACCTCTCGGCCGACCTCGCGGGGGACGTCGCGCCGGTCGCGGCCTGAGCCGTCCCGGTCCGGCAGGTCCGCGTCACGTGGCCGCCACGGTCACGACGTGCTCGGAGGCCTCGGGCGCGACGAACCGCAGCAGCTCACCGCCGCGTGCCTCGAGCGCGGCCCGCTGGGCGCGCGTGAACGTGTGCCCGAGCGGTGTGACGTCCAGGTGCGCGGCGGCGTCGGGCGTCGGCCTCGCCCCCGCGCGGCGCACCTTCCACGTCGCGGCCACGTAGCCGTCGACGAGGACCGTCCCGGGCACCTGGCCGTTGACGGTCGTGATGGCCCTGCGCCGGACGTCGTCCACGACACGCGTGCGGTCCGCGTGCCCCAGCACGAGGTTGTCGAACTCGGCCACGAGCACCAGGGGAGCGGGGGTCTGCGCGCCGGGGCGCGGGGCGCCCGGCAGGTCGAGGTACTCCTTGCCGTCGGGCCCGGTGAAGGTCACGAGCTCGGGCCGCAGCCGTTCGACGGCGGCCCGCAGGCCCGTCAGCCCGGCCCACCTCTGGGCGTCCATGACGGTCGCCGGACCGAAGGCCGCGAGGTAGCGGCGGACCAGGCGCACGAGGGCCGCGGCGCGCTCGTCGGGGTCGAGGAGCGCGCGGCTCGGCTGTCCGAACCAGGAGTCCGCGGTGGTCCAGGTCGTCGTCGTGCCGGGGCCGCTCGCGCCCCACAGCCCGCGGGGCGTGACCTGGACGAGGGGGAGGAAGCAGCGGGCCGTGTAGGCCAGGTGCTGGGGATGGACGTCGGGCCAGCGCTCCCCGAGCAGACGCCCCAGGTCGCCCGAGGTCAGGGGGGACCGGGTGAGGAGATCTCGCGCGGCCGCGGCGACGTCGTCGAGGTTCGTGCCCGCCAGCGCCTTGGCGTGCGCGCTGCCGGTGCGCACCCCGGACTCGAGCAGGGGCCGCAGCACGCCCGGTAGCTCGAGGGCGTCCTCGGCCGTGATGAGGTGGACCGTGCCGCGCATGACCGCGATGCGGGTCACCGAGCGGTCGAGGAAGCGTTGCGCGAGGTCGTCGGTCCGGAAGCCGTCGAGGCGCGACCACAACCCCGGGTAGGGGCTCGTCGGAGCCTGCGACTGAAGGCCCACGAGGTGGTCGATCTCCGCCACGGGGGACGAGGAGGCCGGGGCCAGCAGGTGCTGACGCGCCAGCAGCGCCCGGTTGAGGTCGTCGAGGGTGAGGACGGGCCCGTGGCGGCCGACGGCGGTCATGGAGCCATCCTGCCGCGTGGCGCCCACGGTGGGCCTCCGAGCGGCGTAGGACGCGCCAGGGGCGCACGCCCCGCGGCCTGCGCGCACCCGGTCAGAAGATGAGGAAGCCCAGGGCCGGGATGACGAAGGTCGCGGACAGCGCGAAGATCACGATGATCGCGACCCGTCGGTTGCGGGCTTCACGGTCGCGCGGGGTGGCCGGTCGGGTCACGGTGGTGCTCCTCGGGAGTTGGGGGTTTCCACCCACCAGCCTAGGCCGTGGGGTGGGAGCATCCCGCCGGGACCGTGTGACGGTGGGGTGAGAGCCGGGTACGCGTGCTGTCAGACCGAGCGTGGCCTGGAGGCCACGCTCGGTCTGACAGCACACCGCTAGAGACGCCCTGCGGCCTTGAGCGCGAGGTACGTGTCGGCGAGCCGGGGAGCGAGCTCCTCGGGCAGCCCCTCGACGACCTCGACGGCCTTGCGGGAGAGCACGGTCCGCACCGCGGTGCGTTCGAGCTCGACGCGCGCGGCGGCCGCGGCG
This region of Oerskovia jenensis genomic DNA includes:
- a CDS encoding response regulator transcription factor, producing MRLVIAEDSVILRDGLVALLTRRGHEVVAAVGDGSALVAEVARLGALDELPDVVIIDIRMPPTFTDEGLRAALSLRAASPGLGVLLFSQYVETRFVSELLTGGAEGVGYLLKDRVADVSEFLDALTRIAAGQTVLDPEVVSQLMGASRSDDGLSRLTPREREVLGLMAQGRSNTAIAENLFLSYGAVEKNVTAIFGKLGLPQDAGDHRRVLAVLRYLRD
- a CDS encoding stage II sporulation protein M, yielding MDLDAFNAVHSDEWSRLAELTKKRSLDGAEADELVRLYQSVATHLSTIRSSAPDPVLVTRLSDLLARARSRIAGAHEPAWRDVTRFATVSVPAALYRIRWWTVTVMTLFLLVAVVAGWWVATNPDALASMGTPSQREAYVDEAFASYYDPGVDFAAVVWTNNAWLAALCIAFGITGVFTAYLLFSNAVAVGSTGGMMASYGELDTFLTLITPHGLLELTAIFVAGAAGLRLFWTMVDPGPRPRLRALAEEGRSLFTVVIGLVVVLAVSGLIEGFVTGSGMAWWLKIVIGAIALAAFWAYTIVLGRRAVLAGETGDLSADLAGDVAPVAA
- a CDS encoding sensor histidine kinase; this encodes MSAVTTPPPPLGDAASTGEPSPGSATSTPPVEATEALPGGVSPHLGRVAADLDPRYADLREPVGFLAAPFARQTWREFGYLWLSLFVAPFAFTYVMFTVSFTAGILVTVVGLVVSGGLVLGARGWGGMYRSMARSMLSVDVLPPTPHTPRRGFWRMLWSNLSDGPGWRAMTFMFVSFFLALVAFVVTVTFFFVSVGAATHWFWSQFLPLQMAADGTWHRGAQMGTDWYVDTPLRQSALAAVGIALWWLWPQLVRGFAQLFRLLSVNLLGPTRASLRVADLEKSRGKTVEDADAKLRRIERDLHDGTQARLVAVAMQLGEAKEQLAAGGDATEALELVDNAHASTKEALVELRELARGIHPPALDNGLAVALETLAARSPLPVTVDVDPGIAPSPAVETIAYFCVAELVTNAAKHARATGVYVLVEEQGSRLRLRVRDDGQGGARISTPDARGHRSGLAGLEERVRSVDGTFDLVSPVGGPTVVTVVLPSRV
- a CDS encoding RDD family protein — translated: MRDGILTGEGVVLDARPASFVTRALGAVIDLVALGIVILVVLFAVAGAALNAVSLDFAPAVGILLLVLVMVGIPTTVETLTRGRSLGKLATGIRVVRDDGGPVRFRHAFIRALVGVGELWLTFGSVAIVASLSNDKGKRVGDMMAGTYAIRVRGGRPTYAAIAMPPYLAGWAAHADMRRLPDGLALAVRQFLGRATQLNPASRVRIGQELAGRIEQYVAPGPPPGTPPEDFLCAVLAERRGRDWVSAQRGRALAQEQGELLHRLPYSVPDPRS
- a CDS encoding winged helix DNA-binding domain-containing protein, translated to MTAVGRHGPVLTLDDLNRALLARQHLLAPASSSPVAEIDHLVGLQSQAPTSPYPGLWSRLDGFRTDDLAQRFLDRSVTRIAVMRGTVHLITAEDALELPGVLRPLLESGVRTGSAHAKALAGTNLDDVAAAARDLLTRSPLTSGDLGRLLGERWPDVHPQHLAYTARCFLPLVQVTPRGLWGASGPGTTTTWTTADSWFGQPSRALLDPDERAAALVRLVRRYLAAFGPATVMDAQRWAGLTGLRAAVERLRPELVTFTGPDGKEYLDLPGAPRPGAQTPAPLVLVAEFDNLVLGHADRTRVVDDVRRRAITTVNGQVPGTVLVDGYVAATWKVRRAGARPTPDAAAHLDVTPLGHTFTRAQRAALEARGGELLRFVAPEASEHVVTVAAT
- a CDS encoding acyltransferase family protein, translated to MAVVDVPQIPARPARPFVPPRHGTPRPAPSAGPSRTPATRDRELVPRRRASTAPVAGPAAPARRDVFVDAVRALATLAVLSVHWLMPEATWDGQRLGIGNALAHGGAWTLTWVLQVLPLLFFAAGASAAYQLWRPGATSGPDGAARLPATGRRGVAPGLVAAGWDVVRRRMPRIWKPVAAFVGAWAVAAVVLVAVGVPETAVLQVARIAPQLLWFLGVYLLLLAVTPALLRAYRAWGRRMVALVVAAPLLVDVLRFAAGLEQVAVANVLLGWGVPYVLGIVYVDLVRRGALPSRRTLVLVAAGALAAMGTLVVAGPYPLSLIGMPGDAISNLGPPTALAVTHAVLQVSVALAVRDVVVRWAQGRGATLVTWVAGRSMTLYLWHLTAMFVVLGVVLLGLGTPLPASWSADWWASRPLWFGAAALVLGALVLVFGRFEAGAPRSARAPRGARARSGARSVLVSSAGRGPSTAGGAAARPAPERAPVPAGR